The following are from one region of the Paenibacillus bovis genome:
- a CDS encoding DUF6386 family protein, with amino-acid sequence MNTFERPDTNTSFSFSTDTAALAIFDMQAIHHRITDTPDWWTIPEDELGELNQGNIIVCHLPADGTYDVQLVPHLADTQVRCHLHVPSGQIFIGAGEDITGGNLQPDDPTFVSGQIITLPPGNYELSVHLNEYKIQISFIPAREHHNSRRDSIRLD; translated from the coding sequence ATGAATACATTCGAAAGACCGGATACAAATACCTCTTTTTCTTTTTCAACCGATACAGCAGCTCTGGCAATATTCGATATGCAGGCGATTCACCACCGGATCACGGATACACCCGACTGGTGGACGATCCCGGAAGACGAACTCGGCGAACTAAATCAGGGGAATATAATTGTATGTCATCTACCTGCAGACGGTACCTATGACGTTCAGCTTGTTCCGCATCTAGCAGATACACAGGTGCGCTGTCATCTACATGTTCCATCCGGACAAATATTTATCGGTGCCGGGGAAGATATCACTGGAGGAAATTTGCAGCCGGATGATCCGACTTTTGTATCCGGACAAATTATCACGCTGCCTCCCGGCAATTATGAGCTTTCTGTTCATCTCAATGAATACAAGATACAGATATCGTTTATCCCGGCCAGAGAACATCATAACTCACGGAGAGATTCTATTCGGCTCGATTAA